TGTTCCGCAGAATGCTGTAGGCCGTGACGAGGTGAAAGTAGAACTGCGGTGTCACCCAGTTCCGCGCGTATTCGCTGCCGGTCATGTCGAAGGCCATGCCATTGGGCAGCTCGATGGACAGTTGGCGTTGTGCGCCTTCCTCTATCCGCGCCCTGTCAGCGCTCGACAGCAGTTGTAGCGTTCGCTCAATCAAGGCGTTCGCCTGTTCCATGTCGTCCGGCGCGTCTAGCGCCGACAGCGGCTGCTGGCCAAGCCGCAGCACTGCTTCCTGCGCCTGGGTACAGGTGAACTGCACCTGGCTGGCCAGATTGTGCATGTCAGGTGCCAGTCGCGACTGAAGCAGGTTCTTCGAGTCGCAGCCGAGCTCGCGAGCATGCGCCTCCCCCTTCTTCAGGAAACCTTGTAACGCGCGCAGCATTTGCGCGAAGCAGGGAACGGTCATTTCGTAGATCGACATCGGTGCCACCTCCTTGAAGAATGACTCAACCCTAGCAGGCTTGATGCGACCTGCCAGGCGCCCTGTCAGGCCCCTGTACTTGCGCATGGCTGCTCACAACAGCCCCTGTGTGCGTCACCGTGGAGCCCCTCGGCTTCACCGTCCGGTCGGACGGAGTGAAGGAGATGGTGACGCGAATCAAGCGGAGGAGTGTCGCCGCCCGTGTGGGAATCGAGCCTGGGATGCGAATCGAGCGCATCGACGCGCCTCGACGGAGGTTCGCGCGCGGGCCCATCGCGGAGCGCTCCCGGGTCGATCTGCACGATGCGCTCATCCCCACGTTGGGCATGCTTGAGGCGCTCAGCCATGCGTGGTGGCGAGAGCTCGGCCTACCGGGCCGGCGTTGCTGCACCAAGGACGAGCCGAGAACGCGAGAGCGTCTCGTCCACCTTC
This sequence is a window from Myxococcus xanthus. Protein-coding genes within it:
- a CDS encoding DUF1993 domain-containing protein, with the protein product MSIYEMTVPCFAQMLRALQGFLKKGEAHARELGCDSKNLLQSRLAPDMHNLASQVQFTCTQAQEAVLRLGQQPLSALDAPDDMEQANALIERTLQLLSSADRARIEEGAQRQLSIELPNGMAFDMTGSEYARNWVTPQFYFHLVTAYSILRNNGVQLGKADYVPHMFAYLRQPAA